TTGTTAGCATTCCTGTTATGGTTAGTAGATCCTCCTCTTCTAAAAGCTTCTCTTGTTTGATGCATCTTCCAAAGCCATCTAATAAGTTTCTGAGCAATAGCAACTTTAGCTTTTCCTCTAATCTTAGTGGAGCTGAGAATACGATTATACATAGCCTTATAGGCTGGGTCAGAACGAATCAAGGTATTAGCAGCCTCACACAATACCCATCTAAGAGTAGCAGAGCCAGCTTTGGAGATATTGCTGCTAGAGACTTTTCCAGCGCTTTCTTCAGTTCTTTGAGTAAGTCCGGTATAGGAAGCAATAGCATCGGCAGAATAGAACCTCGGAAAGCCGGCTACTTCTGCAAGGATGATAGCTGCAGTGATATCAGCAATACCGGGGACAGTTTTAAGCAGCGCAACATCTTCCTTAAACTGTTCCATATCGCAAAATTCAAGAATATGACGTCTGATAACAATTCGTTGTCTTTCCAGATGTTCAATAGATTCAAGAAATTGAGAGAAAGAAAACAAAGCGTTTGGAGAGAGCTTATCTCCACGAGCAAGAAGCCATTTCTGGGCAGAATCTCCTGTGATACTTCCGGGTCCAGGGAAATTATGCTGCATGAGTATCCAGCGCATTCTGATTTTGAGAGTAGACATCATATGAGTGATACTATGCCAGTGTCTTCCAAGTCTTCTGAGTTCTCTGGTGGTTTTATCAGGGACAAAAGCCTGTGGGACTTCGTTCCTGAAAACAAGAAGAGAGATAAATTTGGCGTCGATTTTATCGGTTTTGGCATGCCTTTTGCCGGCTCTATATCTAAGTTCAACAGCATCGGCAAGCATGAGTTTGTCAACTCTTGTCTCAAGGAGTTCCCAGAGCCATTCATACATGCCAACCGACTCGATGGCGCAATGAACAGGTGTGGGAAGGAGGGAAAATAAATGAGTAAT
The window above is part of the bacterium genome. Proteins encoded here:
- a CDS encoding IS110 family transposase, whose product is MTPKTSVGIDLHKASLTIGVRDSSGYLTNVTSMSTKCVNKITHLFSLLPTPVHCAIESVGMYEWLWELLETRVDKLMLADAVELRYRAGKRHAKTDKIDAKFISLLVFRNEVPQAFVPDKTTRELRRLGRHWHSITHMMSTLKIRMRWILMQHNFPGPGSITGDSAQKWLLARGDKLSPNALFSFSQFLESIEHLERQRIVIRRHILEFCDMEQFKEDVALLKTVPGIADITAAIILAEVAGFPRFYSADAIASYTGLTQRTEESAGKVSSSNISKAGSATLRWVLCEAANTLIRSDPAYKAMYNRILSSTKIRGKAKVAIAQKLIRWLWKMHQTREAFRRGGSTNHNRNANKARQARLIAKLHNGLAIAC